The following proteins are co-located in the Bradyrhizobium sp. AZCC 2176 genome:
- the rpsT gene encoding 30S ribosomal protein S20 produces MANTTSAKKATRKIARRTIVNKSRRTQMRGAVRTVEEAIKSGDRNAALEAMKRAEPELMQAAQRNIIHKNNASRKVSRLSHAIAKLAK; encoded by the coding sequence AGGCGACCCGCAAGATTGCGCGCCGCACCATCGTCAACAAGTCGCGCCGCACGCAGATGCGCGGCGCGGTCCGCACCGTCGAGGAAGCGATCAAGAGCGGCGATCGTAACGCCGCGCTGGAAGCGATGAAGCGCGCGGAACCGGAACTGATGCAAGCCGCGCAGCGCAACATCATTCACAAGAACAATGCGAGCCGGAAGGTTTCGCGCCTGTCGCACGCGATCGCCAAGCTCGCGAAGTGA